The genome window GCGCGTGCGCCGGGGCGATGGAGGAACGGCTCACCCTGGCCGGTGTGACCACGGCGCGCACGGTGACGATGCCGCAGCCGATCGCGCCGGGGGGAGTGCAGCCCGCCGCCGAGGCCGTGGTGAGCGTGGAATACCTGGAACTCCTGGCCCCCGGGCAGCGCGCGGAGTTCATGGCCAGCCTGGATCGCTCGCTGCGCCCCGGCGGGTACTGCGCGGTGCAGACCCTGGCGGCCACCCCGGAGTTTGATGCTGCGGCGCAGCGCAGCCTGGATGTGCTGCGCGCCTATATCTGGCCGGGGCTGGAATACCCCACGGTGGAGGAGGTGCACCGGCTTGCGGATCAGTCCAGCAGGCTGCGGGTGGTGGGGCAGCGGCACTTTGCCGAGCACTACTGCCTGGCGTTGAAGATGCAATCGGAGTGCTTTGAGGGGCACTCCCGCGAGGCCGCCGCGGCGGGATTTGACCCGGTGTTTCGTCGGTTGTGGCGCTTCCAGTTCGCGCTGCGGCGGGCGCTGCTGGACCTCGGCCGGATCGAGGCCGTGCAGTTCACGCTGACCCACCGCCGCAGGCGGGGGCGCTAGATGGTGGTCATGTCCTGCTCGCGGGTCTCGCGCATGACCAGGATGGCCACCAAGGAGACAGCGGAAACCACGCCGAGGTAGAGGCCCACGTAGGTCACGCCATAGTTGGCGGCCAGGGCGGTGGCGATGAAGGGGGCGATGGCCGCGCCCAGGATCGAGGCGACGTTATAGGAAATGCCGGAGCCGGTGTAGCGCACATTGGTGGGGAAGAGTTCCGGCAGCACCGCGGACATGGGGCCAAAGATCAGACCCATGAGGAACATGCCGATGGTGAGGAAGGCTAGGACGCTGCCGGTGGTGGCGGTCTGCTGGTGCAGGAACAGGGAGAAACTGGCGCTGAACACGATCATGGCCACCGTGACCCACAGCAGGGTGGGCCTGCGGCCAAACTTATCGGCCAGCCAGCCGGACAGCGGCACTCCGGCGATGAACGCGAAGATGGAGATGAGCTGGAGTTTGAGGAAGGCCGTGTACTCAAATTGCAGGCCGTGCTCATTGATGCCGTAGGAAAGAATCCACGTGGTGACCAGGTAGAAGAGGGTATAGCAGCCCACCATTACAAAGGTGCCGATCACCAGCGGCCGCGCGGCGGTGCGGAATACCTCCTTCAGCGGGGAGGACACGCGCTTGTTCTGGTCGATGGCCTGTTGGAACACCGGCGTCTCCTCTAGGCGCAGGCGC of Corynebacterium sp. 21KM1197 contains these proteins:
- a CDS encoding MFS transporter, encoding MTTPPTLTRRDRARVVTASTVGTTIEFYDFYIYATATVAVFPYLFFPKSENPTIGLLASFATFGLAFLARPLGSIVFGHFGDVIGRKATLVFALLTMGIATFLIGLLPTYHQIGIAAPALLALMRFCQGLGLGGEWSGAALLATETAEEGKRAWAAMWPQLGAPFGFLLANGLFLILVTAFDYTNGDMDNAFMVWGWRIPFLASAVMVAVGLYVRLRLEETPVFQQAIDQNKRVSSPLKEVFRTAARPLVIGTFVMVGCYTLFYLVTTWILSYGINEHGLQFEYTAFLKLQLISIFAFIAGVPLSGWLADKFGRRPTLLWVTVAMIVFSASFSLFLHQQTATTGSVLAFLTIGMFLMGLIFGPMSAVLPELFPTNVRYTGSGISYNVASILGAAIAPFIATALAANYGVTYVGLYLGVVSAVSLVAILVMRETREQDMTTI